From the Hymenobacter yonginensis genome, one window contains:
- a CDS encoding ribonucleoside-diphosphate reductase small subunit — MEPLLTENPNRFVLFPIQHNDVWQMYKKAEASFWTAEEIDLSQDQKDWEALSDNERHFISHVLAFFAASDGIVNENLAVNFMQEVQMAEARCFYGFQVMMENIHSETYSLLIDTYIKDPKQKDYLFNALETVPCVKKKGDWAIKWINSENFTERLIAFAAVEGIFFSGSFCSIFWLKKRGLMPGLTFSNELISRDEGLHCDFACLLYKDHLQNKLPEARVHEIIKDAVQIEQEFVTDALPVNLIGMNAKSMSQYIEFVADRLLESLGYSKVYGASNPFDFMEMISLQGKTNFFEKRVAEYQKAGVMSERTENAFSLDEDF, encoded by the coding sequence ATGGAACCGCTGCTTACCGAGAATCCCAACCGATTCGTCCTCTTCCCCATCCAGCACAACGATGTGTGGCAGATGTATAAGAAGGCGGAAGCCTCGTTCTGGACGGCCGAGGAAATTGACCTCTCGCAGGACCAGAAAGACTGGGAAGCCCTCAGCGACAACGAGCGGCACTTCATCAGCCACGTGCTGGCCTTCTTCGCGGCCTCCGACGGCATCGTGAACGAAAACTTGGCCGTGAACTTCATGCAGGAGGTGCAGATGGCCGAGGCCCGCTGCTTCTACGGCTTCCAGGTGATGATGGAAAACATCCACTCCGAAACCTACTCGCTGCTGATCGACACCTACATCAAAGACCCCAAGCAGAAAGACTACCTCTTCAACGCCCTGGAAACGGTGCCGTGCGTGAAGAAGAAGGGCGACTGGGCCATCAAGTGGATCAACTCCGAGAACTTCACCGAGCGTCTCATTGCCTTCGCGGCCGTGGAAGGCATCTTCTTCTCGGGCTCGTTCTGCAGCATTTTCTGGCTGAAGAAGCGCGGCCTGATGCCCGGCCTCACGTTCTCCAACGAGCTGATTTCGCGCGACGAAGGCCTGCACTGCGACTTCGCATGCCTGCTCTACAAAGACCACCTGCAGAACAAGCTGCCCGAAGCCCGCGTGCACGAAATCATCAAGGATGCCGTGCAGATTGAGCAGGAGTTTGTAACCGACGCGCTGCCCGTGAACCTGATTGGCATGAACGCTAAGAGCATGAGCCAGTACATCGAGTTCGTGGCCGACCGCCTGCTGGAGTCGCTGGGCTACAGCAAGGTGTATGGCGCCTCCAACCCTTTCGACTTCATGGAGATGATTTCGCTGCAGGGCAAAACCAACTTCTTTGAGAAGCGCGTGGCCGAGTACCAGAAGGCCGGCGTGATGAGTGAGCGGACCGAAAACGCCTTCTCGCTGGACGAGGACTTTTAA
- a CDS encoding metallophosphoesterase, which yields MKSFYCHTLCCAAWLYGLFAFSTEASAQRFAAIGDYGFAGTPERDVSQLVKSWNPEFIITLGDNNYDLGDSTTIDQNIGQYYHTYIGNYKGRYGPRASTNRFFPSLGNHDYYTRNGEAYRDYFTLPGNGRYYDFVRGDVHLFALNSDPAEPDGIGATSVQAQWLKARLAASRSRWKVVYLHHAPYSSGYHGNTPALQWPFREWGASMVLAGHDHHYERLDVDGLAYFVNGLGGRSLYPVRPQRVPQSQFTYTGNYGAMLLSATPDSLTLQFYTRNRVLVDTHVLHYVPGTQPMLYPVAPNPVQQSATIEYFLPTAGAVELRLLNALGQQVAVLQKASVRAGIHRLPWTRDALPAGLYYVQLLGSNFSQTTRVVAL from the coding sequence ATGAAGTCTTTTTATTGCCACACACTATGCTGTGCCGCCTGGCTTTATGGCCTGTTTGCATTTTCCACGGAGGCCTCGGCCCAGCGCTTCGCCGCCATCGGCGACTATGGCTTTGCCGGTACGCCCGAGCGCGACGTGTCGCAGCTGGTGAAAAGCTGGAATCCGGAGTTCATCATCACCCTCGGCGACAACAACTACGACCTGGGCGACTCCACCACCATCGACCAGAACATCGGCCAGTACTACCACACCTACATCGGCAACTACAAGGGCCGCTACGGGCCGCGGGCGTCCACCAACCGGTTCTTCCCCTCGCTCGGCAACCACGACTACTACACCCGCAACGGTGAGGCCTACCGCGACTATTTCACGCTGCCCGGCAACGGCCGCTACTACGACTTCGTGCGCGGCGACGTGCACCTGTTTGCCCTCAACAGCGACCCGGCCGAGCCCGACGGCATCGGGGCCACCTCGGTGCAGGCGCAGTGGCTGAAGGCGCGGCTGGCGGCCTCCCGGTCGCGCTGGAAGGTGGTGTATCTGCACCACGCGCCCTATTCGTCGGGCTACCACGGCAACACACCCGCGCTGCAGTGGCCGTTTCGGGAGTGGGGTGCCTCGATGGTGCTGGCCGGCCACGACCACCACTACGAGCGGCTGGACGTGGACGGGCTGGCCTACTTCGTGAACGGGCTGGGCGGGCGCAGTCTCTACCCTGTTCGTCCGCAGCGGGTGCCGCAAAGCCAGTTCACCTACACCGGCAACTACGGCGCCATGCTGCTCAGCGCCACCCCCGACAGCCTGACGCTGCAGTTCTACACCCGCAACCGTGTGCTGGTCGATACGCACGTGCTGCACTATGTGCCGGGCACCCAGCCCATGCTGTACCCGGTAGCGCCCAACCCGGTGCAGCAATCCGCCACGATAGAATACTTTCTGCCGACTGCCGGCGCAGTGGAGCTACGCCTGCTGAATGCCCTGGGGCAGCAGGTTGCGGTGCTGCAGAAGGCGTCGGTGCGCGCCGGCATCCACCGGCTGCCCTGGACCCGCGACGCACTGCCGGCGGGCCTCTACTACGTGCAACTGCTCGGCAGCAACTTCTCGCAGACCACCCGGGTGGTAGCCTTGTAG
- a CDS encoding CotH kinase family protein, whose translation MLSAVASNTDTLVVASNFYHIDRQKNIIVINSGLAELNSNGENIKSHILLDSLYTFDQTVTGVATNASYQVKLEGESYTLYFTQLPIVRITARQDIVDSPSIYATFSLAQPSGAVVTSAMGIEFRGGSSQANPKKSFELSFWNDTTGASSRDVALLGMRTDNKYNLQALYNEPLRVRSKVSNELWQDIHQIYYKNLEPDAKNGINMQYVEVFVNGEYRGVYALSERVDRKQLKLKKHNNGIVGELYKGADWQGGATTFTALPPFDNASETWGGFEYKHPEEEINWTNLYNFVDFVKNSSDQEFFSTYKQKFELRNAVDYFILLNLLRASDNTGKNLYIAKYKKGEPYYYVPWDLDGVFGTDWTGANTGPVEDLLSNGFYDRLQMDCSPNGFRDQLRTRWAALRQSVITQESIMARFAANNQFLLKNNVYEREQRAWDGYEASSTQLDYMATWLSARLRYLDGRFGAACAPLSATTAKQPALVKLYPNPATDHLTVECEATAYQLTLRDLQGRVMLQTTLRGRLNQVSTAHLPKGMYVATIQSGTLLKTEKVLLN comes from the coding sequence ATGCTTAGCGCCGTTGCCTCCAACACGGATACGCTGGTGGTGGCCTCGAATTTTTACCACATCGACCGCCAGAAAAATATCATTGTAATTAACAGTGGCCTGGCCGAATTAAATAGTAACGGCGAAAATATAAAAAGCCATATATTATTAGATAGTCTGTACACCTTCGACCAGACGGTGACGGGCGTAGCCACCAACGCGTCGTATCAGGTGAAGCTGGAGGGGGAGAGCTACACGCTCTACTTCACGCAGCTGCCCATCGTGCGCATCACGGCTCGCCAGGACATTGTGGATAGTCCGAGCATCTACGCCACTTTCTCGCTTGCGCAGCCCAGCGGAGCCGTGGTGACGTCGGCTATGGGCATTGAGTTTCGGGGCGGCTCTTCGCAGGCCAACCCCAAGAAATCGTTTGAGCTGAGCTTCTGGAACGACACGACCGGCGCCAGCAGCCGCGACGTGGCCTTGCTGGGCATGCGCACCGACAACAAGTACAACCTGCAGGCCCTCTACAACGAGCCGCTGCGGGTGCGCAGCAAGGTGTCCAACGAGCTGTGGCAGGACATCCACCAGATCTACTACAAAAACCTGGAGCCCGACGCCAAAAACGGCATCAACATGCAGTACGTGGAGGTGTTTGTCAACGGTGAGTACCGCGGCGTGTACGCCCTGAGTGAGCGGGTCGACCGCAAGCAGCTCAAGCTGAAGAAGCACAACAACGGCATTGTGGGGGAACTCTACAAAGGCGCCGACTGGCAAGGCGGCGCCACGACCTTCACGGCCCTGCCGCCCTTCGACAACGCCAGCGAAACCTGGGGCGGCTTCGAGTACAAGCACCCGGAAGAGGAAATCAACTGGACCAACCTCTACAACTTCGTTGATTTCGTGAAGAACAGCTCCGACCAGGAGTTCTTCAGCACCTACAAGCAGAAGTTTGAGCTGCGCAACGCCGTCGACTACTTCATTCTGCTGAACCTGCTGCGCGCCTCCGACAACACCGGCAAAAACCTCTACATCGCCAAATACAAGAAAGGCGAGCCCTACTACTACGTGCCGTGGGACCTGGACGGCGTGTTCGGCACCGACTGGACGGGCGCCAACACCGGCCCGGTGGAGGACCTGCTGTCGAATGGCTTCTACGACCGGCTGCAGATGGACTGCTCACCCAACGGCTTCCGCGACCAGCTGCGCACCCGCTGGGCCGCGCTGCGCCAGAGCGTGATTACGCAGGAAAGCATCATGGCCCGCTTTGCGGCCAACAACCAGTTTTTGCTCAAGAACAACGTGTACGAGCGGGAGCAGCGCGCCTGGGACGGCTACGAGGCCAGCAGCACCCAGCTTGACTACATGGCCACCTGGCTGAGCGCCCGCCTGCGCTACCTCGACGGCCGATTTGGAGCGGCGTGTGCGCCGCTGTCTGCCACCACGGCCAAGCAGCCCGCCCTGGTTAAGCTCTACCCCAACCCGGCCACCGACCACCTGACCGTGGAGTGCGAGGCCACGGCCTACCAGCTCACCCTGCGCGACCTGCAGGGCCGGGTAATGCTGCAAACCACGCTGCGCGGCCGCCTCAATCAGGTCAGCACGGCCCACCTGCCCAAGGGCATGTACGTGGCCACCATCCAGAGTGGCACGCTGCTGAAAACCGAAAAGGTGCTGCTCAACTAG
- a CDS encoding ribonucleoside-diphosphate reductase subunit alpha, protein MLVLKRDGRRESVKFDKVTARIEKLCYGLNQNFISPIEVAKKVIDGIYDGVTTVELDNLAAETAASLTTKHPDYAILAARIAVSNLHKVTSKSFSSTMKRLHTYEDPKTGENASLIAQDVWEIVHAHAATLDSAIIYDRDYNYDYFGFKTLERSYLLRLDGKVVERPQHMIMRVAVGIHKEDIAAAIETYNLMSERWFTHATPTLFNAGTPKPQLSSCFLLTMKDDSIEGIYDTLKNCALISQSAGGIGLAVHNVRATGSYIKGTNGTSNGLTPMLKVFNDTARYVDQGGGKRKGAFAIYLEPWHADILDFLDLKKNHGKEEMRARDLFYALWTPDLFMKRVEANGDWTLMCPHECPGLDTTYGEEFEKLYQKYEREGRGRKTIKAQELWFAILESQTETGTPYMLFKDAANSKSNQKNLGTIKSSNLCTEIMEYTDENEIAVCNLASLALPRYVRPNEAGNLIFDHQKLYEVTYHATLNLNKVIDINYYPVIEAERSNRRHRPIGLGVQGLADTFIALRMPFESDEASGLNKDIFETIYFAAMTASKDLAIRDGHYETFPGSPLSEGKFQFDLWNVQPDSGRWDWDTLRAQVMEHGVRNSLLVAPMPTASTAQILGNNESFEPYTSNIYVRRVLSGEFMVVNKHLLKDLVKLGLWNEQMKNAIIAANGSVQDIPTIPQHIKDLYKTVWEISQRRIIDMSADRGAYICQSQSLNLHVLNVNFGKLTSMHFHSWKKGLKTGMYYLRTKAAADAIKFTVQKQAAETLEPLNVSAQNASDMACSLDNPDACEACGS, encoded by the coding sequence ATGTTGGTACTCAAACGCGACGGCCGCCGCGAATCCGTGAAATTCGATAAGGTTACGGCCCGCATCGAGAAGCTTTGCTACGGTCTCAACCAGAATTTCATTTCCCCGATTGAGGTAGCCAAAAAGGTTATCGACGGGATTTACGACGGCGTGACCACCGTGGAGCTGGACAACCTGGCTGCCGAAACCGCCGCCTCGCTCACCACCAAGCACCCCGACTACGCCATCCTGGCCGCCCGCATTGCCGTGAGCAACCTGCACAAGGTCACCAGCAAGTCGTTCAGCAGCACCATGAAGCGGCTGCACACCTACGAGGACCCCAAAACCGGCGAAAACGCTTCCCTCATTGCCCAGGACGTGTGGGAAATCGTGCACGCCCACGCCGCTACCCTCGACTCGGCCATCATCTACGACCGGGACTACAACTACGACTACTTCGGCTTTAAGACGCTGGAGCGCAGCTACCTGCTGCGCCTCGACGGCAAGGTGGTGGAGCGGCCCCAGCACATGATTATGCGCGTGGCCGTGGGTATTCACAAAGAGGACATTGCCGCCGCCATCGAGACGTACAATCTGATGAGCGAGCGGTGGTTCACGCACGCCACGCCTACGCTGTTCAACGCCGGCACGCCCAAGCCCCAGCTCAGCTCGTGCTTCCTGCTCACGATGAAGGACGACTCCATCGAGGGCATTTACGACACGCTGAAGAACTGCGCCCTGATTTCGCAGAGCGCCGGCGGCATTGGCCTGGCCGTGCACAACGTGCGCGCCACGGGCTCCTACATCAAAGGCACTAACGGCACCAGCAACGGCCTCACGCCCATGCTGAAGGTGTTCAACGACACGGCCCGCTACGTGGACCAGGGCGGCGGCAAGCGCAAAGGCGCTTTCGCCATCTACCTGGAGCCCTGGCACGCCGACATCCTCGACTTCCTGGACCTGAAAAAGAACCACGGCAAGGAGGAAATGCGCGCCCGCGACCTGTTCTACGCCCTCTGGACGCCCGACCTGTTCATGAAGCGCGTGGAAGCCAACGGCGACTGGACGCTGATGTGCCCCCACGAGTGCCCCGGCCTGGACACCACTTACGGCGAGGAGTTCGAGAAGCTCTACCAGAAGTATGAGCGCGAAGGCCGCGGCCGCAAGACCATCAAGGCCCAGGAGCTGTGGTTTGCCATTCTGGAAAGCCAGACCGAGACCGGCACGCCCTACATGCTGTTCAAGGACGCCGCCAACAGCAAGAGCAACCAGAAAAACCTCGGCACCATCAAGAGCTCCAACCTCTGCACCGAGATTATGGAGTACACCGACGAGAACGAAATTGCCGTGTGCAACCTCGCCTCGCTGGCCCTGCCCCGCTACGTGCGCCCCAACGAAGCCGGCAACCTCATCTTCGACCACCAGAAGCTCTACGAGGTTACCTACCACGCCACGCTGAACCTGAACAAGGTTATCGACATCAATTACTACCCCGTAATTGAGGCCGAGCGCAGCAACCGCCGCCACCGCCCCATCGGGCTAGGCGTGCAGGGCCTGGCCGATACGTTCATTGCCCTGCGCATGCCCTTCGAGAGCGACGAAGCCAGCGGCCTGAACAAGGACATCTTCGAGACCATCTACTTCGCGGCCATGACGGCCTCCAAGGATTTGGCCATCCGCGACGGCCACTACGAAACCTTCCCCGGCTCGCCGCTGAGCGAGGGCAAATTCCAGTTCGACCTCTGGAACGTGCAGCCCGACTCCGGCCGCTGGGACTGGGACACGCTGCGCGCTCAGGTAATGGAGCATGGCGTACGCAACTCGCTGCTGGTAGCGCCTATGCCTACCGCTTCTACCGCTCAGATTCTGGGCAATAACGAGTCGTTTGAGCCTTACACCTCCAACATCTACGTGCGCCGCGTGCTGAGCGGCGAGTTCATGGTGGTGAACAAGCACCTGCTGAAAGACCTGGTGAAGCTGGGCCTGTGGAACGAGCAGATGAAAAACGCCATCATTGCCGCCAACGGCTCGGTGCAGGACATCCCCACCATCCCGCAGCACATCAAGGACCTGTACAAAACGGTGTGGGAGATTTCGCAGCGCCGCATCATTGACATGTCGGCCGACCGGGGCGCGTACATCTGCCAGAGCCAGAGCCTGAACCTGCACGTGCTGAATGTGAACTTCGGGAAGCTCACCAGCATGCACTTCCACTCGTGGAAGAAGGGCCTGAAAACCGGCATGTACTACCTGCGCACCAAAGCCGCCGCCGACGCCATCAAGTTCACGGTGCAGAAGCAAGCCGCCGAGACCCTGGAGCCGCTGAACGTATCGGCCCAGAACGCCTCCGACATGGCCTGCTCCCTGGATAACCCCGACGCCTGCGAGGCTTGCGGTTCGTAA
- a CDS encoding T9SS type A sorting domain-containing protein codes for MAVVPSQPTGSSSSVNASTVDAAGNVYLAGTFSGTISFGPTTLTSAGGLDVFIAKWDASSNSFVWAQRGGGSDDDISKSVAVLGSNVYVAGDYRSTQVTFGSTVLINQGTPQGMYIPQDVFVAKLTDTGSSASFAWALRVSGEYTESAAGLAVSGTNVYLAGQFNSPTLALGTVSLTNINPGGTVPSFISDVFLARLSDAGSSGGIAWAERGGGVNNESCVAIAAQGNDIYLSGVFSSLSGAATTTFGTTTLTASSVRYPLYVAKLTDNGAPRQWAWAVQAGSPDINYPVGLAVYGSSVYSVGSFTNLAPAVFGSQSMPGVGNVNLYLAKLTDAGSSASWTWVRGNEGSSGSIRGSALHASAAGLFLLANYNDNGVKLGSVSLPVPGGQIIPVIARLTDAGATSSYNWVQVASNSTTRVSLSSLAVRGQQVYAAGSLNSPTATFGNYTVTVPNASTPIGSRSAGLLVGLTDNTILRSGTPAWAADLHLTPNPAHGRVGVSLPAGASARPVTLTLTDALGRAVRSSTHGLAASGRGPELDLLGLAPGFYVLRVQAGQQYAVRQLLVE; via the coding sequence ATGGCCGTAGTTCCGAGCCAGCCTACGGGCAGCAGCAGCAGCGTCAACGCCTCCACCGTAGATGCAGCCGGCAATGTGTACCTGGCCGGCACGTTCTCGGGCACCATCAGCTTCGGCCCTACCACGCTGACCAGTGCGGGCGGTCTGGATGTGTTTATAGCTAAATGGGACGCGTCCAGCAATAGCTTCGTCTGGGCCCAACGCGGTGGCGGCTCCGACGACGATATCAGCAAGTCGGTGGCGGTGCTGGGCAGCAATGTGTACGTGGCCGGCGACTACCGAAGCACCCAGGTAACCTTCGGGAGCACCGTGCTGATCAACCAGGGAACCCCCCAGGGTATGTACATTCCCCAGGATGTGTTCGTGGCTAAGCTCACCGATACGGGCAGTAGCGCCAGCTTCGCCTGGGCTCTGCGCGTGAGCGGAGAGTACACGGAATCCGCGGCGGGCCTGGCGGTCAGCGGTACCAACGTGTACCTGGCCGGCCAGTTCAACAGCCCCACCCTGGCGCTTGGCACGGTTTCCCTCACGAACATCAACCCGGGCGGCACGGTCCCGAGCTTCATTTCGGATGTGTTTTTGGCGCGGCTGAGCGATGCAGGCAGCAGCGGTGGCATTGCCTGGGCCGAGCGGGGCGGTGGGGTCAACAACGAGTCCTGCGTCGCGATAGCAGCCCAGGGCAATGACATCTACCTGAGCGGGGTATTCAGCTCCCTTTCCGGCGCTGCCACCACTACCTTCGGCACCACTACCCTGACGGCATCCAGCGTCCGCTACCCATTGTACGTGGCCAAGCTTACCGACAATGGCGCCCCCCGCCAGTGGGCCTGGGCCGTACAGGCCGGCAGCCCCGATATCAACTACCCCGTTGGTCTGGCCGTGTACGGCTCAAGCGTGTACTCAGTCGGCTCTTTTACCAACCTGGCACCGGCCGTCTTCGGCAGCCAATCGATGCCGGGAGTGGGCAATGTAAACCTGTATCTGGCCAAGCTGACCGACGCCGGCAGCAGTGCCAGCTGGACGTGGGTACGTGGCAACGAGGGCTCAAGCGGCAGCATACGCGGCTCCGCCCTGCACGCCTCGGCCGCCGGCCTCTTTCTGCTGGCCAATTACAACGACAATGGGGTGAAGCTCGGCTCCGTTTCGTTGCCGGTGCCCGGTGGCCAGATCATCCCGGTAATTGCCCGTCTTACCGATGCCGGCGCTACCAGCAGCTATAACTGGGTGCAGGTGGCCAGCAACTCAACCACCAGGGTGTCGCTTTCAAGTTTAGCCGTTCGAGGGCAGCAAGTCTACGCGGCCGGCAGCCTGAACAGCCCGACGGCCACGTTCGGCAATTATACTGTTACCGTCCCCAACGCTAGCACCCCAATCGGCTCCCGCAGCGCGGGCCTGCTGGTGGGCCTGACCGACAACACCATTCTGCGCAGTGGCACTCCCGCCTGGGCTGCTGATCTGCACCTCACCCCTAACCCGGCCCACGGTCGTGTCGGGGTGAGCTTGCCAGCCGGGGCAAGTGCCAGACCGGTTACGCTTACCCTAACCGACGCCTTAGGTCGCGCGGTGCGCAGCAGCACCCACGGGTTGGCGGCCAGCGGCCGGGGGCCGGAACTGGATCTGCTGGGCTTGGCTCCTGGGTTTTATGTACTGCGCGTGCAAGCCGGCCAACAGTACGCCGTGCGCCAGCTACTTGTGGAATAG
- a CDS encoding catalase family protein produces MPATIPTQYVRFDSGVEEIQPNEEQLTNETVESMARVNRFMFEKHRHAIRDAHAKSHGVLRGELHIYPNLPAHLAQGMFREPRVYPVILRLSSAPGAIDPDTQSAVKGLALKIIGVEGRKFLADQADEITQDFLMVNDTIIPTGDIKSYHDMQLRQEKVFLHAPEVVTKIMTEAGTLVNQALDAVGIKKEIPLVVPPHPNNHLLGETYTTLGSIRFGDYVSKISVAPLSANVQALAGEQVKITEPAGLRDLVVDFFRTQSAEYELRAQLCTDLKTMPVEDSSVDWPQDQSPYQPLGKIVIPAQDAYSPARRVFADDVLSFNPFHCLPEHLPLGSINRARIKAYETSSAYRHRMNAQPRREPRDINELPD; encoded by the coding sequence ATGCCCGCAACCATTCCAACCCAGTACGTCCGCTTCGATTCCGGCGTCGAGGAAATCCAGCCCAACGAAGAGCAGCTCACCAACGAAACCGTGGAGTCGATGGCGCGGGTGAACCGCTTTATGTTCGAGAAGCACCGCCACGCCATCCGCGACGCCCACGCCAAAAGCCACGGCGTGCTGCGCGGCGAGCTGCACATCTACCCCAACCTGCCCGCGCACCTGGCCCAGGGCATGTTCCGGGAGCCCCGGGTGTACCCCGTGATTCTGCGCCTGTCGTCCGCGCCCGGCGCCATCGACCCCGATACGCAGTCGGCGGTGAAGGGGCTGGCCCTGAAGATTATTGGGGTGGAGGGCCGGAAGTTTCTGGCCGACCAGGCCGACGAAATCACCCAGGACTTCCTGATGGTGAACGACACCATCATTCCAACCGGCGACATCAAGAGCTACCACGACATGCAGCTGCGCCAGGAAAAGGTGTTTCTGCACGCGCCGGAAGTCGTTACTAAAATCATGACTGAGGCCGGCACGCTGGTGAATCAGGCGCTGGATGCCGTGGGCATCAAAAAGGAAATTCCGCTGGTGGTGCCGCCGCACCCCAACAACCACCTGCTGGGCGAAACCTACACCACGCTCGGCTCCATCCGCTTCGGCGACTACGTGTCGAAAATCAGCGTGGCCCCGCTCTCGGCCAACGTGCAGGCGCTGGCCGGCGAGCAAGTAAAAATCACGGAGCCTGCCGGCTTGCGCGATTTGGTGGTGGACTTCTTCCGCACCCAAAGCGCCGAGTACGAGTTGCGCGCCCAGCTCTGCACCGACCTGAAAACCATGCCCGTGGAGGACAGCTCCGTGGACTGGCCCCAGGACCAGAGCCCCTACCAGCCCCTCGGCAAAATCGTCATTCCGGCCCAGGACGCCTACAGCCCCGCCCGCCGCGTGTTTGCCGACGATGTGCTGTCGTTCAACCCGTTCCACTGCCTGCCCGAGCACCTGCCGCTGGGCTCCATCAACCGGGCGCGCATCAAGGCCTACGAAACGTCCTCGGCCTACCGCCACCGCATGAACGCCCAGCCCCGCCGCGAGCCGCGCGACATCAACGAGCTGCCCGACTAG
- a CDS encoding nuclear transport factor 2 family protein encodes MSNPLAVVNEYFALVDAFETSPAAYAAVLHPEVVQTEYPNGLYKTLQTRSLADILHNLRLGRELLQEPHFEVSHTRLCDDGSVQVEGQWQATATSDLGPLLRGQRIIAHLCLIFEFKDGLIYRQRRYPCYEIL; translated from the coding sequence ATGTCCAACCCGCTTGCTGTTGTCAATGAATATTTCGCGCTGGTTGATGCGTTTGAAACCAGCCCTGCCGCCTACGCCGCCGTACTGCACCCCGAGGTAGTGCAGACGGAGTATCCCAACGGCCTCTACAAAACCCTGCAGACTCGCTCGCTCGCCGATATTCTCCACAACCTGCGCCTGGGCCGCGAGCTACTGCAGGAGCCCCACTTCGAAGTAAGCCACACCCGCCTCTGCGACGACGGCAGCGTGCAGGTGGAAGGCCAGTGGCAGGCCACCGCCACCAGCGACCTGGGCCCGCTGCTGCGCGGCCAGCGCATCATCGCCCACCTCTGCCTCATCTTCGAATTCAAGGACGGCCTGATTTACCGCCAGCGCCGCTACCCCTGCTACGAAATCCTGTAG
- a CDS encoding SpoIIAA family protein: MVYFENPAGQVLEDPTQLVRIVWRAGIRKMNETQALLTHARLALQRYGWHRVLINQTQMVPFTPEEQQWIGAEWLPLATAAGYRHGAIVVSPDVMVRLATAFITTQVQSRPLVYRSFEDEAEALAWLQKQ, from the coding sequence TTGGTGTATTTCGAAAACCCTGCCGGCCAGGTGCTTGAAGACCCCACGCAGCTGGTCCGGATTGTGTGGCGGGCAGGGATCCGCAAGATGAATGAGACGCAGGCGCTGCTGACGCACGCCCGCCTGGCGCTGCAACGATACGGCTGGCACCGGGTTCTGATCAACCAGACCCAAATGGTGCCTTTCACGCCCGAGGAACAGCAATGGATAGGGGCCGAGTGGCTGCCCCTGGCTACTGCGGCCGGCTACCGGCATGGGGCCATTGTGGTGTCGCCGGACGTGATGGTGCGCCTGGCTACGGCCTTCATCACCACCCAGGTTCAGAGCCGCCCGCTGGTCTACCGCTCGTTTGAAGACGAAGCTGAGGCGCTGGCCTGGCTGCAGAAACAGTAA
- a CDS encoding TonB-dependent receptor plug domain-containing protein, with amino-acid sequence MKLLSVSLRLALRTALLVLPAGVFAQAAPAPAPVQASAPSLYFLDGQPSTQQAINELNRRTIASVNVVKGPEATRIFGDGATGGVMVVVTKRNVSSEAVAEFNRRYNIQPPVVPAPPVRP; translated from the coding sequence ATGAAGCTTCTATCTGTTTCCCTGCGGCTGGCGCTGCGCACGGCCCTGCTGGTGCTGCCGGCCGGCGTATTTGCCCAGGCAGCGCCGGCACCCGCCCCGGTGCAGGCCAGCGCGCCCAGCCTGTATTTCCTCGACGGCCAGCCGTCCACCCAGCAGGCCATCAACGAGCTCAACCGCCGCACCATTGCCAGCGTGAATGTGGTGAAAGGCCCCGAGGCCACCCGGATTTTCGGCGACGGTGCCACTGGCGGCGTGATGGTGGTAGTAACCAAGCGCAACGTGAGTTCCGAGGCTGTGGCCGAGTTCAACCGCCGCTACAACATCCAGCCGCCGGTGGTGCCCGCGCCCCCGGTGCGGCCCTAG